A single window of Paroedura picta isolate Pp20150507F chromosome 8, Ppicta_v3.0, whole genome shotgun sequence DNA harbors:
- the OTOL1 gene encoding otolin-1 → MWGVNWRWAIFISVNTVTVLNIEGKSTPSPKHTKIKAIPIEATESHDTSVAPPTEDGLFTEIADTSDTTTELSTPNYAFRTATTLFPFENFTLDSADFFFNCCDCCTPTAGQKGEPGEPGLPGMKGEMGEKGLPGLPGIPGLHGPKGFKGEKGDKGEHGDQGANGTPGFPGKPGEQGEIGLKGDKGNYGLPGAKGQKGSKGDTCENGTKGEKGDKGELGLPGIDGEHGEKGEKGDVGEKGYCGDPGEKGDKGERGEIGLKGEKGIKGDMGIDGMHGVDGPRGEKGDPGIRGEKGDPGPTGMMGPPGMKGFPGFKGTRGPPGKKGARGPKGPKGEATTIPRSAFSVGLSKPFPPPNTPIKFDKILYNDQENYNPLTGKFNCSIAGAYVFSYHMTIRGRPARISIVAQNKKMVKTRETLYGQEIDQASFLTILKLNVGDQVWLEVTRDWNGVYVSAEDDSIFSGFLLYPDDVFETLL, encoded by the exons ATGTGGGGTGTTAATTGGCGCTGGGCCATCTTCATCTCAGTGAACACTGTTACTGTGCTGAATATAGAGGGTAAGAGTACTCCATCCCCCAAGCACACTAAGATCAAAGCCATTCCCATAGAAGCCACCGAAAGTCATGACACCTCTGTTGCCCCACCAACTGAAGATGGCCTTTTCACAGAAATAGCTGATACCAGTGACACAACGACGGAGCTGTCCACTCCAAACTACGCCTTTAGAACTGCTACCACACTCTTCCCATTTGAGAACTTTACCCTTGATTCGGCCGACTTCTTCTTTAACTGTTGCGATTGCTGCACCCCAACGGCAGGACAGAAAGGGGAACCTGGAGAACCTGGCCTGCCAG GAATGAAAGGAGAGATGGGAGAAAAAGGCCTTCCAGGTCTACCAGGAATTCCTGGACTACATGGCCCCAAAGGATTCAAAGGAGAAAAAG GCGATAAAGGAGAACATGGTGACCAGGGAGCAAATGGAACCCCAGGATTTCCAGGCAAACCAGGAGAACAAG GTGAAATTGGACTTAAAGGTGACAAAGGAAACTATGGCCTACCTGGAGCGAAGGGTCAAAAGGGTTCCAAGGGGGACACATGCGAGAATGGCActaaaggagaaaaaggagacaaGGGGGAGCTGGGATTGCCAGGAATTGATGGAGAACATggtgaaaaaggagaaaagggggatGTTGGTGAGAAGGGTTACTGTGGAGATCCTGGTGAAAAGGGGGACAAGGGAGAAAGAGGGGAAATTGGGCTTAAAGGGGAAAAGGGCATCAAGGGAGACATGGGAATAGATGGCATGCATGGTGTAGATGGCCCCAGAGGAGAAAAGGGTGACCCAGGGATCAGGGGTGAaaaaggtgaccctggaccaaCTGGGATGATGGGACCTCCTGGGATGAAAGGATTTCCTGGTTTCAAAGGAACCCGGGGGCCTCCTGGGAAGAAAGGTGCGAGAGGGCCCAAAGGTCCAAAGGGGGAGGCCACAACCATCCCAAGATCGGCTTTCAGCGTGGGCTTATCTAAACCTTTCCCGCCTCCGAACACTCCTATTAAATTTGACAAGATTCTGTATAATGACCAGGAGAATTATAATCCTCTGACTGGGAAATTTAACTGCAGCATCGCTGGGGCATACGTCTTCTCTTACCACATGACTATCAGAGGGCGGCCTGCTCGGATTAGTATTGTGGCCCAAAATAAGAAGATGGTAAAAACTCGGGAGACTCTGTATGGTCAGGAGATAGACCAGGCTTCATTCCTTACAATTTTGAAACTGAATGTAGGGGATCAGGTTTGGCTGGAGGTCACACGGGACTGGAATGGGGTTTACGTTAGTGCAGAAGATGACAGCATATTCTCCGGCTTCCTTTTGTATCCAGATGATGTATTTGAAACCCTATTATAA
- the LOC143843024 gene encoding uncharacterized protein LOC143843024: MISILLTHALLSSVIWSPNPETNEINPVADGGSRASSQIVVTPPATLSSNRAEGAEKKNFPEPAAASKQQIALEPSSAVNTGIEDQPRLVKNTGELRSLVEITGQRAVADIGEPAFRTLVQELGGSNSSYAKGDKGDQGEVGSPGPNGLQGLKGDKGDFGEPGPKGEPGAKGDLGEKGEGGQVGETGAQGLDGAPGIQGPPGMKGDPGVHGIDGVPGEQGLPGLPGRKGEKGQKGDCNPVESIAFSVGLQKRASFPLPGSPVKFEKIFLNENEAYHPETGIFTASTGGIYSFSYHLSVSSRSLRAALFHNGQRIVQVSSVRESPQGVTQVSGSTLVQLSEDDEIWLQILNGSQNGLMADETTDSIFSGFLLYPE, from the exons ATGATTTCCATACTCCTGACCCACGCTCTGCTCTCCAGTGTCATCTGGAGTCCG AACCCAGAGACAAATGAAATCAATCCAGTCGCAGATGGTGGGAGTCGAGCGAGTTCCCAGATTGTCGTAACACCTCCAGCAACCTTGTCCTCTAACAGGGCAGAGGGAGCGGAAAAGAAGAACTTTCCAGAACCAGCGGCTGCCTCCAAACAACAAATAGCTTTAGAACCGTCCTCTGCTGTAAACACGGGAATAGAAG ATCAACCAAGGCTTGTGAAAAATACAGGAGAGCTGCGATCTTTGGTAGAGATAACTGGACAAAGGGCTGTGGCTGATATAGGTGAACCAGCATTCCGTACTTTGGTACAAGAACTTGGTGGGTCAAATTCTTCTTACGCAAAGGGTGACAAAGGTGATCAAGGTGAGGTTGGGAGCCCTGGTCCTAATGGTCTTCAGGGTCTGAAGGGAGATAAAGGGGATTTTGGAGAACCTGGTCCAAAAGGTGAACCTGGAGCTAAAGGGGATCttggagagaaaggagaaggaggccAAGTTGGTGAGACAGGAGCACAAGGTTTGGATGGGGCACCAGGGATTCAAGGGCCTCCAGGAATGAAAGGAGATCCAGGGGTACATGGAATAGATGGTGTTCCTGGAGAACAAGGTCTGCCTGGACTTCCTGGCCGAAAAGGAGAAAAAGGAcagaagggagactgcaacccAGTGGAATCCATAGCATTCTCAGTTGGTCTTCAGAAAAGAGCAAGTTTCCCTTTGCCAGGATCCCCAGTGAAATTTGAGAAGATTTTCCTGAATGAAAATGAAGCCTATCATCCTGAAACAGGCATATTTACTGCAAGCACAGGGGGTATCTATTCTTTCAGTTATCACCTGAGTGTTTCCAGCAGATCTCTGAGGGCTGCACTTTTCCATAACGGCCAAAGAATTGTCCAGGTGTCAAGTGTAAGGGAATCTCCACAGGGTGTTACTCAGGTTTCTGGATCGACGTTGGTTCAACTCTCTGAAGATGATGAAATTTGGCTTCAGATTTTGAATGGCTCTCAGAATGGCCTAATGGCTGATGAAACTACCGATTCTATATTCTCTGGGTTTCTGTTGTACcctgaataa